A genome region from Cyprinus carpio isolate SPL01 chromosome B23, ASM1834038v1, whole genome shotgun sequence includes the following:
- the LOC109053032 gene encoding fidgetin-like protein 2 — MLSPIVPYSLLKMHWNPEHAQSLSQWPEQHLDVSSTTSSPAHKSELYPSRSPYSYAWANDDISALTASNLLKRYAEKYSGMLDSPYERPAVGTYPEPGAFGALNGGQKSELEPWPLTHSTDGGYPLVPPSHDGLSGPKVVPTSAGPPGSGNVSAVNSNLSDSGYSGSSSCSGPHSSDYPPSYNGTYLSSGYCTQPSSALPPASLHALQPSPTLLPSYTPSTPIYNYPPSTYPHQTSLAPSYTHPTGPYIPSGIAAPSPLPSRPTVVGGSYGYQNSSLGGSEPGGSLKRKAFEMTLDEEDGDNSRYRKYSYDPVKAGGESPYGVTDKAECRGNGFGTGNTDPQAFKPSKPSSQSSLEGDEVGKYSGLKSLVSPTYGVAGDYSPPAAMTGKNGSAEQSFSQHRSQKCSDPMKSMEPQMLELVSQDLQDCSPALLWSELAGNSHIKAALEEDVLWPVLRPNPAIRPPRTVLLFGPQGGGKTTLVRSMASQLGATFYRLSCATLASKLKGEAEQLLSTLFLVETARQPAVVLLSEVEAIEEEGLRQQLQAQLEKIQHGQSNLVLVVCTTRRPDLIKDPLMRCFAKRYHIGLPDGNTRRHVLLQALAPQGCSLGEREMSAVLQRSEGFSIWELLQLCQQALASASASAPMPLHGLPSSLSSPTFQDFENAFCKVRPHSTPKEMDTCMEWSKVYSH; from the exons ATGCTGAGTCCCATTGTTCCCTATA GCCTATTGAAGATGCACTGGAACCCGGAGCATGCACAGTCCCTGAGCCAGTGGCCTGAGCAGCATTTGGACGTGTCCTCCACCACCTCATCCCCTGCCCACAAGTCTGAGCTCTACCCCAGCCGCAGCCCCTACAGCTATGCCTGGGCAAATGATGACATTTCAGCCCTTACTGCCTCCAACCTTCTGAAGCGCTATGCTGAGAAATACTCTGGCATGCTAGACTCACCATATGAACGCCCTGCTGTGGGCACATACCCTGAGCCTGGAGCCTTTGGGGCCCTTAATGGAGGCCAGAAAAGCGAACTGGAACCTTGGCCTCTAACGCACAGCACTGACGGGGGGTATCCCTTGGTGCCTCCTTCTCATGATGGTCTGTCGGGACCAAAGGTGGTTCCCACATCAGCAGGTCCACCAGGCTCGGGCAACGTGTCAGCAGTTAACAGCAACCTTTCAGACTCGGGATACAGTGGGAGCAGCTCCTGCAGTGGGCCCCATTCCAGTGACTACCCGCCCAGTTATAATGGCACCTACCTCTCATCAGGGTACTGCACCCAACCTAGTTCAGCACTTCCACCAGCGTCATTACATGCCCTTCAGCCTAGCCCCACACTTCTCCCCAGTTACACACCTTCAACCCCTATTTACAACTACCCCCCTAGCACCTACCCTCACCAGACTAGCCTTGCTCCTAGCTACACCCATCCAACAGGCCCTTACATCCCCTCGGGCATAGCCGCCCCTTCTCCACTTCCATCGAGACCCACAGTGGTTGGTGGCAGCTATGGCTATCAGAACAGCAGTCTAGGGGGCTCAGAGCCTGGTGGCTCTCTGAAGAGAAAAGCATTTGAGATGACCCTGGATGAGGAAGATGGAGACAATTCACGCTATAGGAAATATAGCTATGACCCTGTAAAAGCTGGGGGAGAATCTCCATATGGGGTCACTGATAAAGCTGAGTGCCGTGGAAATGGCTTTGGAACAGGCAACACAGATCCTCAAGCCTTTAAGCCTAGTAAACCTTCATCTCAGTCGAGCCTGGAAGGAGACGAAGTGGGGAAGTACAGTGGGCTAAAGTCCTTGGTTTCACCAACGTATGGAGTCGCAGGGGACTACAGTCCACCAGCAGCCATGACTGGAAAGAACGGAAGTGCAGAGCAAAGCTTCTCCCAGCATCGGTCTCAGAAGTGTTCCGATCCCATGAAAAGCATGGAGCCCCAAATGCTGGAGCTAGTAAGCCAGGATCTGCAAGACTGCAGTCCAGCTTTGCTTTGGAGTGAACTGGCTGGGAACAGTCACATCAAAGCAGCACTGGAGGAGGACGTGCTGTGGCCTGTCCTGCGACCCAACCCTGCCATCCGCCCACCCAGAACCGTCCTATTGTTTGGTCCTCAAGGAGGGGGCAAAACCACACTGGTACGATCCATGGCATCTCAACTGGGTGCTACCTTCTATAGGCTGAGTTGTGCAACTTTGGCCTCTAAACTGAAAGGAGAAGCAGAGCAACTTCTTTCCACTCTGTTCTTGGTGGAAACAGCCCGACAACCTGCAGTGGTGCTGCTCAGCGAAGTGGAGGCCATTGAGGAGGAAGGTCTCAGACAGCAACTGCAGGCCCAGCTAGAGAAGATTCAACATGGTCAGAGCAACCTGGTTCTGGTTGTGTGCACCACGAGACGGCCTGATTTGATCAAAGATCCCCTTATGCGCTGCTTCGCCAAGCGTTACCACATAGGCCTGCCAGATGGAAACACACGCAGACATGTGCTTCTGCAGGCGCTGGCACCCCAAGGCTGCAGTCTGGGCGAAAGGGAGATGTCAGCAGTACTGCAGCGTTCAGAAGGCTTCTCCATCTGGGAGCTGCTGCAGCTCTGCCAGCAGGCTCTGGCATCAGCTTCTGCCTCTGCACCCATGCCCCTGCACGGCCTCCCTTCATCACTTTCTTCCCCTACCTTCCAAGACTTTGAAAATGCTTTCTGCAAGGTACGGCCTCACAGCACCCCCAAAGAAATGGACACTTGTATGGAGTGGAGCAAGGTTTATAGCCACTGA